One Papaver somniferum cultivar HN1 chromosome 10, ASM357369v1, whole genome shotgun sequence genomic window carries:
- the LOC113318761 gene encoding 60S ribosomal protein L31-like gives MVEKTKIRKEEIVTREYTINLHKRLHGVTFKKMAPKAIKEIRKFAQKSMGTKDVRVDVKLNKHIWSKGIRSVPRRVRVRIARKRNDDEDAKEELYSLVTVAEIPAEGLKGLGTKVVEEAED, from the exons ATGGTGGAGAAGACTAAAATCAGGAAAGAAGAGATTGTTACCAGAGAGTACACTATCAACCTTCACAAACGTCTTCATGGAGT AACTTTCAAGAAGATGGCTCCCAAGGCCATTAAGGAAATCAGGAAGTTTGCCCAGAAGTCCATGGGAACAAAAGATGTCAGAGTAGATGTGAAATTGAACAAGCACATCTGGAGCAAAGGTATCAGAAGTGTCCCAAGGAGAGTCAGGGTTAGAATTGCACGAAAGagaaatgatgatgaagatgctAAGGAAGAGCTTTACTCACTTGTCACTGTTGCAGAAATTCCAGCAGAGGGTCTCAAGGGATTGGGCACTAAAGTCGTCGAAGAAGCTGAAGATTGA
- the LOC113319439 gene encoding probable protein phosphatase 2C 72, producing MGLCMSVPSIEDQMIENEYKNNLLFIEDNNNSQRSSKFGIASLYSQVGTKELNQDSALFYQGFGKEGGEFFGVFDGHGENGHKVSNLVINRLPKLLLEQERYRLRNYDESELVNVYKPNEWRRDCVSAFKIMDKEIKLQKDFDSSCSGTTAVTIIKQDQDLVIANLGDSRAVLGRISDGELKAVQLTIDHKPDLPKEAERIRKCGGRVIPHKGEPDVHRVWSADDDYMSLAMARAFGDFHLKDYGVIAIPQITHIRLTNDDQFLVLATDGVWDVLTNEEVASIVWSIENKEVAARAVVKAASAAWRHDYPSSKVDDITVVCLFLQDRKDSNFLPKENLSTAPASEDET from the exons ATGGGTCTATGTATGTCTGTTCCATCTATAGAGGATCAGATGATTGAAAATGAATATAAAAACAATTTGCTATTCATTGAAGACAACAATAATTCTCAAAGATCTTCCAAGTTTGGAATTGCTTCATTGTATTCACAAGTTGGTACTAAAGAACTTAACCAAGACTCTGCACTCTTTTACCAG ggaTTTGGTAAAGAAGGAGGAGAATTCTTTGGGGTGTTTGATGGACATGGAGAAAATGGTCATAAAGTGAGTAATTTGGTGATAAATAGATTACCCAAATTGTTGTTGGAACAAGAGAGGTATAGACTACGTAATTATGATGAAAGTGAATTGGTGAATGTTTATAAGCCTAATGAATGGAGAAGAGATTGTGTTAGTGCTTTTAAGATTATGGATAAAGAAATTAAGCTTCAAAAGGACTTTGATTCTTCATGTAGTGGGACTACTGCAGTTACCATTATCAAGCAG GATCAAGATCTTGTAATTGCTAATCTTGGAGATTCAAGGGCAGTATTGGGAAGAATTTCAGATGGTGAACTCAAAGCTGTCCAATTAACAATTGATCATAAACCTGATTTGCCGA AAGAAGCAGAAAGAATAAGGAAATGTGGGGGAAGAGTAATCCCACATAAGGGTGAACCAGATGTACACCGTGTTTGGTCAGCTGATGATGATTACATGAGCCTTGCCATGGCACGAGCTTTTGGAGACTTTCATCTCAAGGATTACGGTGTAATTGCTATCCCTCAGATAACCCACATTCGCTTAACCAATGATGACCAGTTTCTTGTTCTTGCAACCGATGGA GTGTGGGATGTCCTTACTAATGAGGAAGTTGCATCAATTGTATGGTCCATTGAGAACAAGGAAGTAGCTGCAAGAGCAGTTGTTAAAGCAGCCAGTGCAGCATGGCGACATGATTACCCTTCTTCAAAAGTGGACGACATCACAGTTGTGTGTTTGTTTTTGCAAGACAGGAAGGATAGCAACTTCCTTCCAAAAGAAAATTTGTCAACTGCACCTGCAAGTGAAGATGAAACGTAA
- the LOC113317404 gene encoding uncharacterized protein LOC113317404, with protein sequence MEAEGSSTHHSSYSLQPIRFYNEDILFCIDIGLESQVEMKVSGPKGRPITRLESIKQAILLFVHSKLTINPDHRFAFASLAQVASWHQKEFSNEVGSAIAALRGLVYSHSPQGNADLTHLFRIAAHEAKKSRAQNRLLRVILIYCRSSSKPQYQWPANQKTFTLDVIYLHDKPDPEKNCPQDVYDSLVDALEHVSEHEGYIYESGQGLSRVLFRLMCVLLSHPQQRCVQDDVDVPKSLTKKSPSVEIIPAEENIPVSQ encoded by the exons ATGGAAGCTGAAGGTTCAAGCACACATCATTCATCATATTCACTACAACCTATTCGATTCTACAATGAAGATATACTTTTCTGTATTGATATTGGTCTTGAATCTCAAGTTGAAATGAAAGTTTCAGGACCAAAAGGTCGACCTATTACTAGGCTTGAATCAATTAAACAAGCTATTCTTCTCTTTGTTCATTCTAAACTTACTATCAATCCTGATCATCGTTTTGCTTTCGCTTCTTTGGCTCAAGTTGCTTCATGG CATCAAAAGGAGTTCAGTAACGAGGTTGGCTCTGCCATTGCAGCCCTCCGGGGATTAGTCTACTCGCATTCGCCACAAGGAAATGCAGATCTTACCCATCTGTTCAGGATAGCAGCTCATGAAGCAAAGAAATCCCGAGCACAGAATCGTCTCTTAAGAGTT ATCCTCATATACTGcagatcatcatcaaaaccacAATATCAGTGGCCTGCTAACCAGAAAACATTCACCTTGGATGTCATCTACCTCCATGACAAACCTGATCCCGAGAAGAACTGCCCTCAAGATGTATACGACTCTCTTGTAGACGCTCTTGAACATGTTAGTGAACATGAAGGCTACATATATGAGAGTGGTCAAGGCCTTTCACGTGTGCTTTTTCGGCTGATGTGTGTATtgttatctcacccacaacaacgTTGTGTTCAAGATGATGTCGACGTCCCCAAATCGCTTACAAAGAAGTCCCCTTCTGTTGAAATCATTCCTGCGGAAGAGAATATTCCCGTCTCCCAGTGA